Proteins from a genomic interval of Rosa chinensis cultivar Old Blush chromosome 2, RchiOBHm-V2, whole genome shotgun sequence:
- the LOC112183600 gene encoding uncharacterized protein LOC112183600 yields MSNLNKLDFVALEVSGRNYLKWSQDVKLHLTTNKMRSTINADNIAPEDMKARVMIFIRKHMEEALKVEYLAEEDPRSLWVALEERFNHQRTIYLPEARHDWQNIRFQDFKTVNEYNSEICRIRSLIKFCGEELTEDDLLEKTFSTFPPSCMVLQQQYRERNFARFSELVTVLLLAEKNNDLLLRNDQARPTGTRAVPLPEANAIAHRARRNRGRGKGRRPERLRHGRRNRPRNAPYDCDHQGNRPMGRGGRGQGPRGGNRNA; encoded by the coding sequence atgtcaaatctcaacaagcttgactttgttgctttggaagtTTCTGGAAGGAACTACCTCAAATGGAGCCAGGATGTCAAGCTCCATTTGACTACAAATAAGATGAGATCAACGATTAATGCTGACAACATCGCCCCTGAAGATATGAAGGCAAGGGTTATGATTTTCATCAGGAAACATATGGAGGAAGCACTCAAGGTGGAATATTTAGCTGAAGAGGACCCACGGTCCCTGTGGGTCGCTCTAGAAGAGCGATTCAACCATCAGAGGACTATCTACTTGCCAGAAGCAAGGCACGACTGGCAGAACATACGTTTCCAGGATTTCAAGACTGTCAATGAGTATAACTCCGAAATCTGCAGGATTCGGTCACTCATAAAATTCTGTGGAGAAGAGCTCACAGAAGATGATCTATTGGAGAAAACTTTCTCCACCTTCCCTCCTTCCTGTATGGTCCTGCAGCAACAATATAGGGAGAGAAACTTTGCTAGATTCTCAGAATTGGTCACCGTCTTGTTGCTCGCTGAAAAGAACAACGACTTACTTTTGAGGAATGATCAAGCAAGGCCCACCGGTACCAGAGCAGTTCCTTTGCCTGAAGCAAATGCTATTGCCCATCGCGCAAGGAGAAACCGAGGTCGTGGAAAGGGAAGGAGGCCTGAACGTCTGAGACATGGAAGGAGAAATAGGCCCAGAAATGCCCCATATGACTGTGACCACCAAGGTAATCGCCCAATGGGTCGAGGAGGACGTGGACAAGGCCCACGTGGTGGAAACAGAAATGCCTAG